A part of Providencia sp. PROV188 genomic DNA contains:
- the sctE gene encoding type III secretion system translocon subunit SctE has translation MNNSGITGGLGGRIDPSLARAAFEHVRKGDNFVQAADEALKAVLASKASETDAVSPTKIDANGLKSVPLTPPSAEAKEALNSEGTLTFLLGQLMALMGEVSISQLEARLDAWKAMVEANKALSDKISSDFQSAAADAEKAMDSYQDALEELRNIKQKQEAQSKVLQSAQEKLSKLKPGDSGYQEALASVEQASKEAESLQKQSEAAEQKAMSAHADATEKAEKADKILTQSQGLNLPRSQNEQNAEDNLTSVARMTMLMSMFVQLVGKNSEESLKADLDIFKALQEGRQKEMETKAAEYAKEVQKAEEVNRIMGCVGKIVGALLTIASIVGAVFSGGASLALAAAGVALMVADEVTKAATGTSFIQQALNPIMENILKPLMQAIGKALSDVLGALGVDKKTADLVGSILGAVLAAVAMVAVIAVVAVVGKGAASKLGDMMSKLLGESIKKLMPTVLRQLASNGSKVLSQGMQRLTNGLGELGAKAGLKADALSKELIGNTINKTVLGLEVAHTGAQSTGNITQGVFLKNSTEALADFTVAKASNEQIQMWLREAVEKFSNDLKVTQELQQMLSAAAQNSAETARAILRQSRA, from the coding sequence ATGAATAACTCAGGTATCACTGGTGGTCTTGGGGGGCGCATTGACCCATCATTAGCGAGAGCTGCGTTTGAGCATGTTCGTAAGGGCGATAATTTTGTTCAGGCAGCAGATGAGGCATTAAAAGCTGTTTTGGCGTCAAAAGCAAGTGAAACCGATGCTGTATCACCCACGAAGATAGATGCTAATGGTTTAAAGTCTGTTCCATTAACACCGCCTTCAGCAGAGGCGAAAGAGGCATTAAATTCCGAAGGGACTCTAACGTTTCTATTAGGGCAATTGATGGCATTGATGGGCGAGGTTTCTATCTCTCAGTTGGAAGCCCGTTTAGATGCATGGAAAGCGATGGTAGAGGCTAATAAAGCCTTGAGTGACAAAATCTCATCTGACTTTCAATCTGCAGCAGCTGATGCTGAGAAAGCGATGGATTCCTACCAGGATGCTCTTGAGGAATTAAGAAATATTAAACAAAAGCAAGAAGCTCAGTCCAAAGTTTTACAAAGTGCCCAAGAGAAGTTGTCAAAGCTAAAACCAGGTGATTCAGGTTATCAAGAGGCTTTGGCTAGTGTTGAACAAGCGTCTAAAGAGGCTGAGTCGCTACAAAAACAATCCGAGGCTGCTGAACAAAAAGCCATGAGCGCCCATGCGGATGCGACTGAGAAAGCAGAAAAAGCGGATAAAATTTTAACGCAATCTCAAGGTTTAAACCTTCCCCGTAGCCAAAATGAACAAAATGCTGAGGATAACCTGACAAGTGTTGCCAGGATGACGATGCTGATGTCAATGTTTGTTCAATTAGTGGGTAAAAATAGTGAAGAATCTTTAAAAGCTGATTTAGACATCTTTAAAGCTTTGCAAGAAGGTCGCCAAAAAGAAATGGAAACTAAAGCGGCTGAGTATGCAAAAGAAGTCCAAAAAGCCGAAGAAGTTAATAGGATCATGGGCTGTGTGGGGAAAATTGTTGGTGCATTATTAACGATTGCTAGCATAGTTGGTGCGGTATTCTCTGGGGGGGCTAGTTTAGCATTGGCCGCGGCTGGTGTGGCGTTAATGGTGGCTGATGAAGTTACGAAAGCTGCTACTGGTACCTCGTTTATACAGCAGGCGCTTAATCCGATAATGGAAAATATATTGAAGCCATTGATGCAGGCCATAGGTAAGGCACTTTCAGACGTATTGGGTGCTTTAGGGGTAGATAAGAAAACGGCTGACTTAGTCGGAAGTATTTTAGGGGCTGTATTGGCTGCTGTTGCGATGGTTGCCGTGATTGCCGTCGTTGCGGTTGTCGGTAAAGGGGCTGCGTCAAAGCTTGGCGATATGATGAGTAAGTTGTTGGGAGAGTCAATCAAAAAACTCATGCCAACGGTTTTACGTCAGCTTGCTAGTAATGGTAGTAAAGTATTATCGCAAGGAATGCAGCGCCTAACGAATGGGTTAGGGGAGCTCGGCGCTAAGGCGGGATTAAAGGCTGATGCATTATCTAAAGAGCTGATTGGTAATACAATTAACAAAACAGTTTTAGGTCTGGAAGTTGCCCATACCGGTGCTCAGTCCACAGGTAATATTACTCAAGGGGTATTTTTAAAGAACTCCACTGAGGCACTTGCCGACTTTACAGTAGCAAAAGCATCGAATGAACAAATTCAAATGTGGTTACGTGAGGCTGTTGAGAAATTCAGTAATGACTTAAAAGTGACACAAGAATTACAACAAATGTTATCAGCGGCAGCACAGAACAGTGCTGAAACTGCTCGTGCAATATTACGCCAAAGTCGTGCATAA
- the spaK gene encoding SPI-1 type III secretion system chaperone SpaK → MNTLDIAQLVRSALESHGCDPSLISDIDNHSTIVLDLFDLPSIYISVVDEDVWLWASLCDYSDSVLDQRASGLLRALMAGCSFMRTGQLQLTNQDNALVLQGLVHQDNLLDSAKFAESLNEFFNQLEHFCQSLLR, encoded by the coding sequence ATGAATACGTTAGACATTGCACAATTAGTCCGTTCTGCTCTGGAATCTCATGGCTGTGATCCCTCATTAATTAGCGATATTGATAATCATTCAACAATTGTTCTTGATTTATTTGATTTACCAAGTATTTACATTAGCGTTGTTGATGAGGATGTTTGGTTATGGGCATCTCTGTGTGATTATTCTGATTCTGTTCTTGATCAACGTGCTTCTGGATTATTACGCGCATTAATGGCGGGATGCTCATTTATGAGAACAGGGCAGTTACAGTTAACGAATCAAGATAATGCATTAGTATTACAAGGATTAGTTCATCAAGATAATTTATTGGATAGTGCAAAATTTGCAGAGTCATTAAATGAATTCTTTAATCAATTAGAGCATTTTTGTCAGTCATTATTACGATGA
- the sctN gene encoding type III secretion system ATPase SctN, which produces MKSLRLLQKLAHPQRISGPILEAELPDVAIGELCNIRAHWQDDSVIARAQVVGLQRDCTVLSLIGNANGLTRNAVIVPTGRALSVPLGNFVLGSVIDPTGRIVERFASEIPSTKEERMIDVAPPEYFSRVGVNEPLVTGIRVIDGVLTCGVGQRIGIFASAGCGKTMLMHMLIDQTEADVFVIGLIGERGREVTEFVSTLQGSPKKDRCVLVFATSDFSSVDRCNAALLATTVAEFFRDQGKRVVLFIDSMTRYTRALRDVALAAGEAPARRGYPASVFDSLPRILERPGATNKGSITAFYTVLLEGEDEPDPMADEIRSILDGHFYLSRKLAGQGHYPAIDVLKSVSRVFGQITTEEHQSVAFNVRKLITKLDELQIFIDLGEYKHGENSENDFAMNMREPLKRWLCQPINQYSSFSDTLRGMYALS; this is translated from the coding sequence ATGAAATCACTTCGTTTACTTCAAAAGTTAGCACACCCTCAGCGAATATCTGGACCAATATTAGAAGCAGAGTTACCAGATGTTGCAATTGGTGAGCTGTGTAATATTCGAGCTCATTGGCAAGATGACTCTGTGATTGCGCGTGCGCAGGTTGTGGGATTACAACGTGACTGTACTGTTTTAAGTTTAATCGGTAATGCTAATGGATTAACGCGTAACGCGGTTATTGTACCGACAGGACGAGCATTATCCGTCCCATTAGGTAACTTTGTTTTAGGCTCAGTTATTGATCCTACGGGACGAATTGTTGAGCGTTTTGCATCAGAAATTCCTTCTACTAAAGAAGAGCGCATGATTGATGTTGCTCCTCCGGAATATTTTTCTCGTGTAGGGGTGAATGAACCATTAGTTACAGGGATCAGGGTGATTGACGGTGTTCTCACTTGTGGTGTTGGTCAACGTATCGGAATTTTTGCATCTGCTGGCTGTGGTAAAACAATGCTGATGCATATGCTTATTGACCAAACGGAAGCCGATGTTTTTGTTATCGGATTAATTGGTGAGCGGGGGCGTGAGGTCACTGAATTTGTGTCAACGTTACAAGGATCACCAAAAAAAGATCGCTGTGTTTTGGTGTTTGCAACTTCTGATTTTTCCTCTGTTGATAGGTGTAATGCTGCATTACTAGCAACCACAGTTGCCGAGTTTTTTAGGGATCAAGGAAAGCGAGTTGTTTTATTTATTGATTCAATGACTCGTTATACTCGTGCGTTACGTGATGTTGCACTTGCTGCGGGGGAAGCCCCCGCTCGCCGTGGTTATCCTGCATCTGTTTTTGACAGTTTACCTCGGATACTTGAGCGTCCTGGCGCAACAAACAAAGGAAGTATCACCGCGTTTTATACTGTTTTATTAGAAGGTGAAGATGAGCCCGATCCAATGGCGGATGAAATTCGTTCGATTCTTGATGGGCATTTTTATTTGAGCCGAAAATTAGCAGGACAAGGTCATTATCCTGCTATCGATGTTCTCAAAAGCGTTAGCCGGGTCTTTGGTCAAATAACGACGGAAGAACATCAATCGGTCGCCTTCAATGTTCGAAAGCTAATTACGAAGCTTGATGAGTTGCAGATTTTTATTGATCTTGGTGAATATAAACACGGCGAAAACTCTGAAAATGATTTTGCTATGAATATGAGAGAGCCATTGAAACGATGGTTATGTCAGCCAATAAATCAATATTCGTCGTTCTCAGATACGTTACGGGGAATGTATGCCCTTTCGTAA
- a CDS encoding EscR/YscR/HrcR family type III secretion system export apparatus protein translates to MTNDISLIAILAFFTLLPFIIAAGTCFLKISIVFIMVRNALGLQQVPSNMVLNGIALLLSLFVMLPITQEAYDYYNDENVNFNDATSLSQFVDNGLVGYREYLTKYSDKELVKFFEKIQLNRIQEGNETTVTDDDLDEPSIFSLLPAYALSEIKSAFKIGFYIYLPFVVIDLVVSSVLLALGMMMMSPVTISTPIKLILFVAFDGWTLLSEGLVMQYMELAK, encoded by the coding sequence ATGACTAATGATATTTCGTTGATTGCTATATTAGCATTTTTTACATTATTACCATTTATTATTGCTGCGGGTACTTGTTTTTTAAAGATTTCAATTGTTTTTATTATGGTACGGAACGCATTGGGCTTACAGCAAGTTCCATCTAATATGGTGCTCAATGGAATAGCATTATTACTTTCTTTGTTTGTTATGTTACCGATTACACAAGAAGCTTATGATTATTATAATGATGAAAATGTCAATTTTAATGATGCAACATCGCTGAGTCAGTTTGTTGATAATGGGTTAGTTGGTTATCGTGAGTATTTAACTAAATATTCTGATAAAGAATTAGTTAAGTTTTTTGAAAAAATACAATTAAATCGTATTCAAGAAGGTAATGAAACGACAGTGACAGATGATGATTTAGATGAACCCTCTATTTTTTCTTTGTTACCAGCATATGCTTTGAGTGAAATAAAGAGTGCATTTAAAATAGGATTTTATATTTATTTGCCTTTTGTTGTTATTGACCTTGTTGTGTCGAGTGTTTTACTCGCGTTGGGTATGATGATGATGAGCCCTGTCACCATATCAACACCAATTAAATTGATATTATTTGTTGCATTTGATGGATGGACCTTATTATCTGAGGGACTCGTTATGCAATATATGGAATTAGCTAAGTGA
- a CDS encoding SpaN/EivJ family type III secretion system needle length determinant, with product MESIAFSNIGEKTDIVLQENVESLDEILRSKVEDKSNSNSEEREDEMLSMEGFLGAPLAMLSTISTKYQRGVQSQEQKNKNGMGNFRNDNLLSLKLNNTKSILNVGEGKALARGESASVKNSEPLDVIRQKLISSEEISTDGEDSLLSSLKKDNVSTFKSAEGGALSMTMLSASTLSSSSVVDAKMNASLLHSSTLEAKIQAAVENRKTLDTSSMDSNSLTYRFQRWGGEYSVNIQAQSGSMMLSPSDALVEQKLNDNWQSGNPHRWHLVQEDNRDGHQSQNQHMTDDEED from the coding sequence ATGGAATCTATAGCATTTTCTAACATTGGTGAAAAAACGGATATCGTTTTGCAGGAAAATGTGGAAAGTCTTGATGAAATTTTACGTTCTAAAGTTGAGGATAAGTCTAACTCTAACTCAGAGGAGCGTGAAGATGAGATGCTTTCTATGGAAGGATTCCTGGGGGCTCCATTAGCGATGTTATCAACAATATCTACTAAATATCAACGCGGTGTTCAGTCTCAAGAGCAAAAGAATAAAAATGGAATGGGGAATTTCCGTAATGACAATTTGCTTTCATTGAAATTAAATAACACGAAATCAATACTGAATGTAGGGGAAGGCAAAGCTTTAGCTAGAGGAGAATCTGCATCGGTTAAAAATTCTGAACCCCTTGATGTTATTAGGCAAAAATTAATTAGCAGTGAAGAAATATCAACGGATGGCGAAGATAGTCTTCTATCATCATTGAAAAAAGATAATGTTTCAACATTCAAAAGTGCTGAAGGCGGTGCGTTGTCTATGACAATGTTATCGGCATCAACATTATCATCTTCATCTGTCGTCGATGCAAAAATGAACGCGAGTTTATTACATAGTTCGACTTTAGAAGCCAAGATCCAGGCTGCGGTAGAAAATAGAAAAACGTTGGATACTTCAAGTATGGACTCAAATTCATTGACATATCGCTTTCAGCGTTGGGGAGGCGAGTATTCAGTGAATATTCAAGCTCAAAGTGGCTCAATGATGCTATCTCCTTCAGATGCGCTTGTTGAACAGAAATTAAATGATAATTGGCAATCCGGAAATCCTCATCGTTGGCATTTAGTCCAAGAGGACAATAGAGATGGGCACCAGTCTCAAAATCAGCACATGACTGATGATGAGGAGGATTAA
- a CDS encoding YscQ/HrcQ family type III secretion apparatus protein, whose product MSFRLKKIAQNELLLSSAAAIWQRQGEVASIGFPPKHGKWVKCGDSQRLWEGWILLTDWLEAISPELAKLAVSAKAENQIIHWLVSKERPFECPMHELGYQRLWFSDVISGEHLPDKALLRILSSHGPIWLEKVPKIGPKKVSIVPSNLSWPISLSLGYSKVQLKVLEQIELGDVLLIQTKLSEVFCYTKKLGLFQYVDEGVIMEVQDLNNTEEMHSDASSVDSIQKMDAIPVKMEFILHRKHLSLLELQCLYEGHVFPLPNDSESRIEVRVNDVLLGYGELVQLDDSLGVEITKWLNESK is encoded by the coding sequence ATGTCATTTCGGTTAAAAAAAATAGCTCAAAATGAGCTTCTTCTTTCCAGTGCTGCGGCTATTTGGCAGCGACAAGGTGAGGTGGCCTCGATTGGTTTCCCCCCCAAACATGGTAAATGGGTTAAGTGTGGTGATTCTCAACGTCTTTGGGAAGGTTGGATATTATTAACTGATTGGCTTGAAGCGATTTCTCCTGAGTTAGCAAAATTGGCTGTCTCTGCAAAAGCAGAAAATCAGATTATTCATTGGTTGGTCTCTAAAGAGCGACCATTTGAATGTCCTATGCATGAATTAGGCTATCAACGGCTATGGTTTAGTGATGTGATATCTGGAGAACATTTACCTGATAAAGCATTGTTACGCATATTGAGTAGTCATGGGCCTATATGGCTTGAAAAAGTCCCCAAAATTGGACCAAAAAAAGTATCCATTGTGCCCTCTAATTTATCTTGGCCAATATCGTTAAGTCTAGGATATAGCAAGGTTCAATTGAAGGTGTTAGAACAGATTGAACTTGGGGATGTATTACTCATTCAGACAAAATTATCTGAAGTATTTTGTTATACAAAAAAATTAGGTCTTTTTCAGTATGTTGATGAGGGGGTGATTATGGAAGTACAAGATCTTAATAATACCGAGGAGATGCATAGTGATGCCTCAAGTGTTGACTCTATTCAGAAGATGGATGCAATCCCAGTTAAGATGGAGTTTATTTTACATCGTAAACATTTAAGTTTATTGGAACTACAATGTTTATATGAGGGTCATGTTTTTCCGTTACCAAATGACTCCGAATCTCGTATTGAAGTTCGTGTCAATGATGTTTTATTGGGATATGGTGAATTAGTTCAACTGGATGATTCATTAGGCGTTGAAATAACTAAGTGGTTAAATGAGAGTAAGTAA
- a CDS encoding EscS/YscS/HrcS family type III secretion system export apparatus protein, translating into MNDLVFAGNKSLYLVLILSSWPIIIATVIGLLVGLFQTVTQLQEQTLPFGLKLLGVCLCFLLLSGWYGDVLLSFSREVLNLALIKG; encoded by the coding sequence ATGAATGATTTAGTTTTTGCTGGAAATAAATCACTGTATTTAGTTTTAATTTTATCTAGTTGGCCAATTATTATTGCGACAGTAATTGGTTTACTCGTTGGTTTATTTCAGACGGTAACTCAATTACAAGAACAAACATTACCATTTGGTCTCAAATTACTTGGGGTTTGTTTGTGTTTTCTATTACTTTCAGGTTGGTATGGTGATGTGCTTCTTTCCTTCAGTCGAGAGGTATTAAATTTAGCTCTTATTAAGGGATGA
- a CDS encoding IpaC/SipC family type III secretion system effector, which yields MLPVNSTHVQPAGLTNYATQDTPVTGAKVGISAADLLPILASVGKNDIAIQSFFTGPELAAPGKAPSPEVLSELVLFLQGKAEDPEFSGDISKLHSKLSTQVDELIQSKMKETGLEEGKFLDISGFSSRAVSLLVAANILMLSLSQAETHLSSKLSLVSFEATKMTAASLVREGMDMLSGAISQSALQLGITAVGAKKEHSGIQHERGALKNNAAKINKLSSEATGIQRTLTEHHRVQLGADNVDGLTSLNLNSPNPRVNAGLSGVDVVDGAASSSIELGASNKTLSAEHKAVLQKRLESVNHDVANEELALGDNKLKARNKQMVGGAIMNSGASVGGVAASGGQYAATMERSEQQISTASSRLSGEASDNTKDAAKKSKELLQELLRLMNEINQSKSATASAIAGNIRA from the coding sequence ATGTTACCAGTTAATAGTACTCATGTTCAACCTGCAGGTTTGACTAATTACGCAACACAAGATACTCCAGTTACTGGTGCTAAAGTGGGGATCAGCGCGGCTGATTTATTACCGATTTTAGCTAGTGTTGGAAAGAATGATATCGCAATTCAATCTTTTTTTACTGGTCCTGAGTTAGCCGCACCAGGAAAAGCGCCTTCACCAGAGGTATTAAGTGAGCTAGTCTTGTTTTTACAAGGTAAAGCGGAAGACCCTGAATTTTCAGGTGATATCAGTAAGCTCCATTCAAAACTGTCTACTCAGGTTGATGAGCTGATTCAAAGTAAAATGAAAGAAACTGGACTTGAAGAAGGAAAATTCCTCGACATTTCAGGCTTTTCTTCAAGGGCGGTGTCGTTGTTAGTGGCTGCAAATATTTTGATGTTGTCATTAAGTCAAGCAGAAACTCACTTGAGCTCTAAGTTATCATTAGTGAGCTTTGAAGCAACAAAAATGACGGCGGCTTCTTTGGTTAGAGAAGGTATGGATATGCTTTCGGGGGCGATTTCACAATCGGCCTTGCAGTTAGGTATTACAGCTGTTGGTGCTAAAAAAGAGCATTCTGGTATTCAACATGAGCGTGGTGCATTAAAGAATAATGCGGCAAAGATTAATAAGTTATCATCTGAAGCAACCGGTATTCAACGCACGTTGACTGAGCACCACCGAGTTCAGTTAGGGGCTGATAATGTTGATGGTTTAACATCATTAAATTTAAATTCTCCGAATCCAAGAGTGAATGCGGGATTATCAGGGGTAGATGTTGTTGATGGTGCTGCTTCAAGCTCGATTGAATTAGGCGCAAGCAATAAGACTTTATCTGCTGAGCATAAGGCTGTTTTACAAAAAAGATTAGAATCAGTTAATCACGATGTTGCCAACGAAGAACTTGCATTAGGTGATAATAAACTCAAGGCCAGAAATAAGCAAATGGTCGGTGGGGCTATTATGAATTCGGGGGCGAGTGTGGGCGGCGTTGCTGCATCTGGTGGACAGTATGCTGCAACGATGGAACGTTCTGAGCAACAAATTAGTACAGCAAGTAGCCGTCTGTCCGGTGAAGCTTCAGATAATACCAAAGATGCGGCTAAAAAATCCAAAGAATTATTGCAGGAATTATTGCGTCTTATGAATGAGATCAATCAATCGAAGAGTGCAACAGCTTCTGCTATCGCAGGAAACATCCGCGCTTAA
- a CDS encoding EscU/YscU/HrcU family type III secretion system export apparatus switch protein, whose amino-acid sequence MSSNKTEQPTRKRLEEAKKKGQSFKSKDFIVACLTLGGILYLVSFSSFDEFMGMIRIFLQSENPQSITDYSKAVFMLGMKFLLPFIALCVFISALPALLQVGFVLATEALKLNLSALNPVQGVKKLFSLRTIKDTIKTLLYLSCFIIAITIVWKNNKELLFSQVNGDLFGVAIVWEKLLFSLVIICLGCSLIILLLDALAEYFLTMKDMKMDKEEVKREMKESEGNPEIKARRREIHMEILSEQVKSDIENSRLIVANPTHIAIGIYFRPDLSPIPLISVRETNQKALAVRAYAEKVGVPVITDIKLARRIYKTHRRYDFVCLEEIDEVLRLLVWLEEVENAGIGESVNKSE is encoded by the coding sequence ATGTCATCGAACAAAACAGAACAGCCTACACGGAAAAGACTAGAAGAAGCGAAAAAAAAAGGACAGTCATTTAAGAGTAAAGACTTTATTGTCGCATGTTTGACGCTGGGTGGTATTTTATATCTCGTTTCTTTTAGTTCTTTTGATGAATTTATGGGGATGATTAGGATATTTCTTCAGTCTGAAAACCCCCAGAGTATTACGGACTATTCTAAAGCTGTGTTCATGTTAGGAATGAAGTTTCTTCTTCCTTTCATTGCATTGTGTGTTTTTATATCGGCATTACCTGCATTATTGCAAGTCGGGTTTGTTTTAGCTACCGAAGCACTGAAACTTAATTTATCAGCATTGAATCCTGTTCAAGGTGTTAAGAAGCTGTTTAGCCTTAGAACTATTAAAGATACGATTAAAACTTTGCTCTATCTTTCTTGTTTCATTATCGCTATTACTATCGTCTGGAAAAATAATAAAGAATTATTATTTTCTCAAGTTAATGGTGATTTATTCGGTGTGGCAATTGTTTGGGAAAAGTTATTATTTTCTTTAGTCATTATATGCCTTGGTTGTTCTCTTATTATATTATTATTAGATGCACTCGCTGAATACTTTCTTACCATGAAAGATATGAAAATGGATAAAGAAGAAGTTAAACGAGAAATGAAAGAGTCTGAGGGAAATCCAGAAATTAAGGCTCGTCGACGCGAAATTCATATGGAAATATTATCAGAGCAAGTTAAATCTGATATTGAAAACTCTCGACTTATTGTTGCTAACCCAACACATATTGCTATCGGTATTTACTTCAGGCCGGATTTATCACCAATTCCTTTAATTTCAGTTCGAGAAACTAATCAAAAAGCATTAGCTGTTCGTGCTTATGCTGAAAAAGTCGGAGTTCCTGTTATTACTGATATTAAATTAGCTAGACGGATATACAAAACTCACCGTCGTTATGATTTTGTTTGTCTTGAAGAGATTGATGAGGTATTGCGTCTCTTGGTGTGGTTAGAGGAAGTTGAGAATGCAGGAATAGGGGAGTCAGTAAATAAAAGTGAGTGA
- the sicA gene encoding type III secretion system translocator chaperone SicA, whose amino-acid sequence MSVDKSVNDEERVIEMLWDAISNGATLKDVHGIPENMMEGLYAHAYDFYNKGRLDEAETFFRFLCLYDFYNPNYTMGLAAVCQLKKQYQKACDLYAVAFALLKNDYRPVFFTGQCQLMMSKAAKAKQCFELVYERSEDESLKSKAFIYLETLKEVADNSSNKPKEE is encoded by the coding sequence ATGAGTGTTGATAAAAGCGTAAATGATGAAGAGCGTGTTATTGAGATGCTATGGGATGCCATAAGTAATGGCGCCACATTGAAAGATGTGCATGGCATACCTGAAAATATGATGGAGGGGTTATATGCACACGCTTATGATTTCTATAATAAAGGGCGCTTGGATGAAGCCGAAACATTTTTCCGTTTTTTATGTCTTTATGATTTTTACAATCCAAATTACACCATGGGATTGGCGGCTGTTTGCCAGTTGAAAAAACAATATCAAAAAGCTTGCGATCTTTATGCCGTGGCTTTCGCCTTATTAAAAAATGATTATAGACCTGTTTTTTTTACGGGGCAGTGTCAGTTAATGATGAGTAAAGCCGCGAAAGCAAAACAGTGTTTTGAATTAGTGTATGAACGATCAGAGGATGAATCTTTAAAATCAAAAGCCTTCATTTATTTGGAAACACTTAAGGAGGTTGCAGATAATTCATCCAATAAACCAAAAGAGGAATAG
- the spaM gene encoding SPI-1 type III secretion system protein SpaM (involved in a secretory pathway responsible for the surface presentation of determinants needed for the entry of Salmonella species into mammalian cells) yields the protein MPFRKKIRTLIHRCQLSQSRCDVQIAGLSREIQELMSSKESIQVQIEGLRQLLKTQRVNAETLNREQLNAMLRKQSVLRRKIYECNTLISQIIEQCKELEEKRVALQQKRQYWLRKEENYNRWLSKQKQQIYLFNLRQDEIEQEERIQWNL from the coding sequence ATGCCCTTTCGTAAGAAAATTAGGACATTGATTCATCGTTGCCAACTATCACAATCACGTTGTGATGTTCAGATTGCGGGATTATCTCGTGAAATCCAAGAATTGATGTCATCAAAAGAGTCTATCCAGGTTCAAATTGAGGGATTAAGGCAGTTATTAAAAACACAACGAGTAAATGCCGAAACGTTAAATCGAGAGCAATTAAATGCCATGTTGCGTAAGCAATCTGTACTTAGGCGTAAGATATACGAGTGTAATACGTTGATAAGTCAAATTATCGAGCAGTGTAAAGAGTTAGAAGAAAAACGGGTAGCGTTACAACAAAAACGACAATATTGGTTGCGAAAAGAAGAAAACTATAACCGTTGGTTATCAAAGCAAAAGCAACAAATCTATTTATTTAATTTACGTCAAGATGAAATTGAACAAGAGGAAAGAATACAATGGAATCTATAG
- the sctT gene encoding type III secretion system export apparatus subunit SctT: MSFDLFFEAHAWVYTASLGLARVSPVFFMLPFLNNNVLTGVVRNSVIVIVAVSVWPYEVSSTELPNTLPAIAVIAQEVIIGLILGFLVAWPFWVMHALGNIVDNQRGATLSSTIDPANGIDTSEMANFLNLFTAVIFLQNGGLQMMVETFYESYQLCNPTESCFPSLPPVLSFINTITAQSFVLASPILAVLLLSEVVLGLLSRFAPQMNAFAISLTIKSGLAVLIMLFYFSPVFPDNILKLSFTPALLDTWISDIK; this comes from the coding sequence ATGTCATTTGACCTATTTTTTGAAGCTCATGCATGGGTTTATACGGCATCATTGGGGCTTGCTCGGGTGTCTCCAGTCTTCTTTATGCTACCATTTTTAAATAATAATGTGCTAACTGGCGTTGTTCGTAATTCAGTAATCGTTATTGTTGCTGTTAGTGTATGGCCGTATGAAGTGTCTTCAACAGAATTACCGAACACACTTCCAGCAATAGCCGTAATCGCTCAAGAAGTCATCATTGGCCTTATTCTTGGTTTTCTCGTTGCGTGGCCTTTTTGGGTTATGCATGCATTAGGTAATATTGTTGATAACCAAAGAGGTGCAACATTAAGTAGCACAATTGACCCAGCTAATGGTATTGATACTTCTGAAATGGCAAATTTTTTAAATCTATTTACTGCTGTGATTTTTTTACAAAATGGAGGATTACAGATGATGGTAGAGACTTTCTATGAAAGTTATCAATTATGTAATCCTACGGAGTCATGCTTTCCTTCTTTACCGCCTGTACTCAGTTTTATTAATACAATTACAGCGCAATCATTTGTTTTAGCGAGTCCTATTTTGGCAGTTTTATTATTATCAGAGGTTGTTTTAGGTTTACTTTCTAGATTTGCACCACAAATGAATGCTTTTGCAATTTCGTTAACGATTAAAAGTGGTCTTGCTGTACTTATTATGTTGTTTTATTTTTCACCTGTTTTTCCAGATAATATATTAAAATTATCATTTACGCCTGCTTTACTAGATACTTGGATTTCAGATATTAAGTGA